AAAGCCTTGCTGCCACTGCTGTGGGAAATGTTCCCAAATCACCCTAATCTGTTGCCTGCGTATTTTGCTGAAGATGATCATCCAGCGATGGATCATTATGTCACCAAACCGTTATTCTCACGGGAAGGGGCCAATATTCAGATAGTCGAAAATGGTAAAGAAGTGGCGCGAGTTGATGGGCCATATGGTGAGGAGGGCATGATTGTTCAGCAATTTCATCCTTTACCTAAGTTTGGTGACAGCTACACGTTGATTGGTAGCTGGTTGGTTAACGATCAACCATGCGGTATTGGCTTGCGTGAAGACCGTGAATTGATCACCCAAGATCTGTCACGCTTTTACCCACATATCATTTTGGGTTAAGCCTGCGCAAGAATAGGTATAAAGGCTAATACCTTAAAATTATTGATAAAACTGAACCAAGGGGAAACACTCCGTTGGGGCTGTAGCGGCTTATGCCGCCGGAGTGCCCGTAGGAGTGGTCAACCCTTGGCTCACTGACTTTATCAGTTCAAGCGCTTTTTATAACACCTAACTATCCAATTCTTACCGACAACATACTAAGCGACCCCATCTCAATTCCATCGGTCGGAATCGAAATCGGCTCTTTACCATCCCAGCTCCCCAACACATACAGTAATGGCAGATAATGCTCTGGTGACGGATTAGACAACGCCGCCCCTTCATGTTGCATAAAGTTAACCAATGGGTGGTTATCACCTTGATAACTCAAATTATCCCGTACAAATTGGTTGAAAGATTCTGCCCACGGATACGGACTACTTTCCCCCTGCCATCTCACCATACGCAGGTTATGTACCACGTTGCCGCTAGCGACAATCATCACGCCCTGCTCACGTAGTGCAGCCAGCTTACGACCTAATTCATAGTGATACTCTGCCGGTTGGGTGCCATCGATACTCAATTGCACCACGGGAATATCAGCATCAGGGTACATCTTGATCAACACTCCCCAGCTGCCGTGGTCCAAACCCCATTCACTGGTATCAGCTTGCACCGCAATAGGTGCCAATAGTTGCTGAATCTGGGTTGCCAACTCTGGCGAACCAGGAGCCGGGTATTGCGTATCAAACAACGCCTGTGGGAAGCCACCAAAATCATGAATCGTCCGAGGTTTCTCCATCGCTGTCACCGCGGTGCCACGGGTATACCAGTGAGCGGAAATAGCCAAAATCGCCTTTGGACGCGGCAATGTCTCACCCAACGCACGCCATGCCTGAGTGTGACTGTTTTCTTCCAGCACGTTCATCGGGCTACCGTGGCCGAGAAACAGTGCAGGCATACGAGAGGTGTTCATAGAGAATCCTTACTGTTAAGAAAAAGTGTGGCGCTAAAATCATAAACAGTACATTACGCGCTTTTTTTTCATTACACAGCCGGATAACAGTGATGAAGATATTCAAGAAATTTGAAGAGGAAAAATCGTGGGGAAATATCAAAGATAGAGTGTGAAGGCACGAAATAACCGGACAGCGATCTATTCAATAGAATAATGGCAACCCGGTGTGTAAACCACGTTATCAATAGACAATATCAGTAGATATTGCCACAGACTGCTGACAAAGTTGATAAAAGGGGAAATGTGCCGAATGGGTCGTAACGGCGTGAGCCGTCGGAGCGCCCATCGGTGCAGTCGCCCCGTTAGTCTCAGTGCAGCAAAATAGGTTTGTCATTAACCTCAGGCAATATCAGTCGATATTGCCATCAGAAATCAGCTGGCTTTTTTCTCTTGAGACTGGCGGTACTCAGCCAAGTCATCAATAGTCACGACTGGCATATCATGCAATTTGGCAAACTCAATCACTTCTGGTGCATGCGCCATGCTGCCGTCATCATTGGTCAGTTCACACAAAACGCCCGCTGGTTTGTAGCCTGCCAGGGTAGCTAAATCGATAGAAGCTTCAGTATGACCACGGCGTGATAATACACCACCCGGCTGACCGCGCAGTGGGAATACATGGCCCGGGCGATTAAGGTCAGTAGGTTTCGCGTTATCAGCAATTGCCGCACGGATAGTGGTCAAACGGTCAGCCGCAGA
The sequence above is drawn from the Yersinia enterocolitica subsp. enterocolitica genome and encodes:
- the ygiD gene encoding 4,5-DOPA dioxygenase extradiol, which encodes MNTSRMPALFLGHGSPMNVLEENSHTQAWRALGETLPRPKAILAISAHWYTRGTAVTAMEKPRTIHDFGGFPQALFDTQYPAPGSPELATQIQQLLAPIAVQADTSEWGLDHGSWGVLIKMYPDADIPVVQLSIDGTQPAEYHYELGRKLAALREQGVMIVASGNVVHNLRMVRWQGESSPYPWAESFNQFVRDNLSYQGDNHPLVNFMQHEGAALSNPSPEHYLPLLYVLGSWDGKEPISIPTDGIEMGSLSMLSVRIG
- the ribB gene encoding 3,4-dihydroxy-2-butanone-4-phosphate synthase, whose product is MNQTLLSDFGTPVERVERAIDALRHGRGVMVLDDESRENEGDMVFAAEAMTVEQMALTIRHGSGIVCLCITDERRQQLDLPMMVANNSSQFQTAFTVTIEAAKGVTTGVSAADRLTTIRAAIADNAKPTDLNRPGHVFPLRGQPGGVLSRRGHTEASIDLATLAGYKPAGVLCELTNDDGSMAHAPEVIEFAKLHDMPVVTIDDLAEYRQSQEKKAS